A genomic window from Phoenix dactylifera cultivar Barhee BC4 chromosome 7, palm_55x_up_171113_PBpolish2nd_filt_p, whole genome shotgun sequence includes:
- the LOC103719677 gene encoding formin-like protein 1, with protein sequence MPALSFFFLFLLLFSTPGILSTTPIPRRALHLPFFPPGAPPPAPSSSTPQPFFPFYSSPPPPAVSSSPAADSSLPANIPSLILPNSHSAPPHRPAAAKLVPAVALPLFALALLAFSLAFFLHGRRRRSGDKAARSDSIRLFPTRSAISDARKSSAATSDFLYVGTLVNHCGAAANADEDPSPVAAAHEDPSPAAAGQPNGSPYCRVGSPELHPLPPLSLHAHRRYGNADGGCSSEEEFYSPRGSSGGKESSVGVVGGRMSSSRRTFPAAAAAMEKCGSRSSTLSTPSYPSSDSVSSPGRSSPASSSPPVGSSPGRSSVRSLKTRSENAEVIDFGVPPPPPPPPPPPPRPLTPSPPKRKLPSPSPSSSPVEKDQDGSFRISDMSGPNLRSPRRIGDFSRNPLVVNSPRSEPPPPPLRQAPPLPSPSKQAPPPPPPPPPPPVGYWESRVRKPQAGQPPVLTPPRPTGMKNSSAAVFPAESPVNSDPVEKSEEAPRPKLKPLHWDKVRASSDRAMVWDQLKTSSFQVNEEMIETLFVCNASNTAPKETNKRQVLPSPNQENRVLDPKKSQNIAILLRALNVTKEEVCEALLEGNTDSLGTELLETLLKMAPSKEEELKLKDYKDESPIKLGPAEKFLKAVLDIPFSFKRVDAMLYIANFDSEVNYLKKSFETLEAACDELRSSRLFLKLLEAVLKTGNRMNVGTNRGDAHAFKLDTLLKLVDVKGTDGKTTLLHFVVQEIIRSEGSRLSAAKTQANTLRDDLECRKLGLQVIAGLGGELGNVKKAATMDSEVLGSYVSKLAGGIGKITEVLRLNGALSSQENSQRFHDAMSGFLKKAEDEIIRVQAQESVALSLVKEITEYFHGNSAKEEAHPFRIFMVVRDFLAILNQVCKEVGRINDRTIASSARQFPVPVNPTLPLVFPRFQALRPESSDDETSLSS encoded by the exons ATGCCcgccctttccttcttcttcctcttcctgctGCTATTCTCCACCCCGGGAATCTTGTCCACCACGCCCATTCCCCGGCGGGCTCTGCACCTGCCCTTCTTCCCCCCGGGCGCGCCCCCGCCGGCCCCTTCCTCCTCCACGCCCCAGCCCTTCTTCCCATTCTActcctcccctcctccccccGCCGTCTCATCCTCCCCCGCCGCCGACTCCTCCCTTCCTGCCAACATCCCCTCCCTCATCTTACCCAATTCCCATTCTGCGCCTCCCCACCGCCCCGCCGCCGCCAAGCTCGTCCCCGCCGTCGCCCTCCCCCTCTTCGCCCTCGCCCTCCTCGCCTTCTCCCTCGCATTCTTCCTCcacggccgccgccgccgctccgGCGACAAGGCCGCTCGCTCCGACAGCATCCGCCTCTTTCCTACCCGCTCCGCCATCTCGGACGCCCGCAAGTCCTCGGCCGCCACCTCCGACTTCCTCTACGTCGGCACCCTCGTCAACCACTGCGGCGCCGCCGCCAACGCCGACGAGGACCCCTCTCCCGTCGCCGCTGCCCACGAGGAcccctcccccgccgccgccggccagcCCAACGGCTCTCCCTACTGCAGGGTCGGTTCCCCGGAGCTCCACCCACTTCCTCCTTTATCTCTCCATGCCCACCGTCGGTACGGGAATGCCGATGGCGGGTGCTCCTCGGAGGAGGAATTTTACTCTCCGAGAGGGTCTTCCGGCGGGAAGGAGAGTTCCGTGGGGGTCGTCGGCGGGCGCATGTCGAGCTCGCGGCGGACCTtccccgccgccgctgccgcgaTGGAGAAATGTGGGTCCCGGAGCTCGACGCTAAGCACGCCGTCGTACCCGTCTTCCGATTCGGTGTCTTCTCCGGGTCGGTCGTCGCCGGCGAGTTCGTCGCCACCGGTCGGATCGAGCCCGGGGCGATCCAGCGTCAGATCTCTGAAAACCAGATCCGAGAATGCCGAGGTTATCGACTTTGGtgtcccgccgccgccgccgcctccgccccCGCCGCCCCCCCGGCCGCTGACTCCCTCACCTCCAAAGAGGAAACTCCCTTCGCCCTCGCCGTCTTCTTCTCCGGTGGAGAAGGATCAAGATGGAAGCTTTAGGATCTCGGACATGTCGGGCCCAAATTTACGATCGCCACGGAGAATTGGGGACTTCTCGAGGAACCCATTGGTTGTTAACTCCCCGCGGAGCGAACCTCCGCCGCCACCACTGAGGCAAGCCCCACCGCTACCTTCCCCATCGAAGCAAGCCCCCCCACCACCACCGCCTCCTCCACCGCCGCCGGTTGGGTACTGGGAGAGTCGGGTCCGAAAGCCACAAGCCGGCCAGCCTCCAGTTCTCACCCCTCCCAGACCTACTGGAATGAAGAATTCATCAGCAGCGGTTTTTCCAGCCGAATCGCCAGTGAATTCGGATCCAGTGGAGAAGAGTGAGGAGGCCCCTCGCCCAAAGCTGAAGCCTTTGCACTGGGATAAAGTCCGGGCGAGCTCCGATCGAGCAATGGTGTGGGATCAGTTGAAAACGAGCTCATTCCA GGTAAATGAGGAGATGATCGAGACCTTGTTTGTTTGCAATGCATCAAACACAGCCCCAAAGGAGACGAACAAGCGACAAGTCCTTCCTTCTCCAAATCAAGAGAACAGGGTGCTTGATCCAAAGAAGTCTCAGAACATTGCTATTCTACTGAGGGCACTTAATGTGACCAAGGAGGAAGTCTGTGAAGCCCTATTGGAAG GTAATACAGATAGCTTAGGAACTGAGCTGTTAGAAACCTTGCTAAAGATGGCTCCAAGCAAAGAAGAAGAACTTAAATTGAAAGATTACAAAGATGAGTCCCCAATCAAGCTTGGTCCAGCAGAAAAGTTTCTCAAGGCAGTGCTTGATATACCATTTTCTTTTAAGAGAGTGGATGCAATGCTTTACATTGCTAATTTCGATTCAGAGGTCAATTATCTTAAAAAGTCCTTTGAAACACTTGAG GCAGCCTGTGATGAGCTGAGGAGCAGCAGATTGTTTCTGAAACTTCTAGAGGCGGTTCTGAAGACTGGGAACCGCATGAATGTTGGTACCAACCGTGGTGATGCGCATGCCTTTAAGCTCGATACACTACTGAAACTAGTTGATGTCAAAGGCACCGATGGCAAGACTACCCTCCTGCACTTTGTTGTCCAGGAAATCATCAGATCTGAAGGCTCCCGCCTCTCCGCTGCCAAAACCCAGGCAAATACTCTACGAGATGACCTTGAGTGCAGAAAGCTCGGCCTCCAAGTTATTGCTGGTCTTGGGGGTGAACTTGGCAATGTGAAGAAAGCAGCTACTATGGATTCTGAGGTGCTCGGCAGTTATGTCTCCAAACTTGCTGGAGGGATTGGGAAAATAACTGAGGTCTTAAGGTTGAATGGAGCATTGAGTTCACAGGAAAATAGCCAGCGATTTCATGATGCTATGAGTGGGTTCTTAAAGAAGGCAGAGGACGAGATCATAAGGGTCCAGGCGCAAGAGAGCGTTGCGCTGTCTCTGGTCAAGGAAATAACTGAGTATTTCCATGGTAACTCAGCCAAAGAAGAAGCTCACCCTTTCAGAATTTTCATGGTGGTCAGGGATTTTCTAGCCATCCTCAATCAGGTCTGCAAAGAGGTTGGAAGGATAAATGATCGCACCATTGCGAGCTCAGCACGCCAGTTCCCGGTGCCTGTGAATCCGACACTACCACTGGTATTCCCAAGGTTTCAGGCATTAAGGCCTGAAAGCTCTGATGATGAGACTTCATTATCATCGTAG
- the LOC103719678 gene encoding sister chromatid cohesion 1 protein 4-like isoform X1 codes for MFYSQFILAKKGPLGTIWIAAHLERKLRKNQVADTDIGVSVDSILFPEVPIALRLSSHLLLGVVRIYSRKVNYLFHDCSEALLKIKQAFRSTAVDLPPEESTAPYHSITLPETFHLDDFVLPDSAYQGDFVDRHVSSKEQITLQDTMDGTGYSTSQFGLDERFGDGNASQIGLDLDEDLFLDKHPSPQHASAPPGSDECTMHQGQSSFSLADMEIDEGKSGFDKDMGVETPKDLSELFNNSDKNILPRNDGTSQCFEYNIQTPDLNEVLFRSDHIEGPTAVPNQVDFVRAADEVPSPELVECAQAPSTPGLLEETISATAHESPALSPRGKTSPLTEPKAVSLAQQCSSGFVGAPDEPHSECGQKSADNLCNDIVCDEVKDQPVANQVNENGETLPEVAPLDGLASVANTDVMIVASKLSAENILEPGMPLTTNNTLLEDNAEPSVLGKQDHTEDIVPRSNNNAPLVNTDSHLRSCTSQLNQANSLSPEDVVLVENTSELSQEPGGPSGTPAREEALHVSESSFYLQGEDFNMANAPNTGLEVHQQSEHVPGVSKPNELSSGPISKDTPLDQLNCSSSSEFPEPEKMLLAPAGIVDQANELGQLTSEKGIIESDGSVNRLSSLSGKKRRLMDGTPILRNGTSTRMSGKPRIRRNTDFVPDDDDLLASILVGKRTPVLRIGPTPPPTKAASLKRPRVTTRLGTPKRKVLLDDTTVLHADAIRQQLINTEDIRRMRKKAPCTRPDIWIIEKSLLEDEVFNESIITGASVKLNSLHSRRYDSEIDESHYRADPLKEVELSRSFEFVRETNGKEMAESIPVMPDKVDGEIQGPSGTSVTIERQFSKDSSEYDAQEHLRSLPDLPQLDLSNNNPPSTITMAENNVQDRNAEVHMSIPTTALLRPECEITTDNGVEEIALHKNEHTAAFSKKIDDICMHSERQSQHESIQLANNLSEMNNKALYVTENTSFIGLAFAEDETRGASVLEGNGSVADAININCQQDAHADVGKNGHDETLVSVQDSCLLEVEAGLQADLTSIRDSNCSIPDVGMENGETADPIGVTSHQTMEGKEDGLDAKVQDGAVVQKDLNNEVNPFQPNTEIENVPSAVGENSGFQELNVEGGMDVESAPMEVAAAKECSDFSSAVGGNDTEFLNVDDEADYDDAADHDLPNPEEAQSLEYSGWSSRTRGVARYLKTLFDEESGRGRKIVAMDHLLVGKTRKEASRMFFETLVLKTRDYIHAEQENPFESINIKPRIKLLKSEF; via the exons ATTCTATTCTTTTTCCTGAAGTTCCAATTGCACTTCGGTTGTCTAGCCATCTTCTACTAGGTGTGGTGAGGATATATTCTCGGAAGGTCAATTATCTTTTCCATGACTGCAGCGAGGCTCTGCTCAAGATAAAACAGGCCTTTAGGTCGACTGCAGTTGATCTCCCCCCAGAAGAATCTACTGCACCCTATCATTCCATTACTCTGCCAGAGACCTTTCATTTGGACGATTTTGTGCTACCTGATAGTGCATACCAGGG CGACTTTGTTGACCGCCATGTCAGTTCCAAAGAGCAGATTACACTTCAAGATACAATGGATGGCACAGGATATTCAACATCGCAATTTGGACTGGATG AAAGATTTGGCGATGGAAATGCATCTCAGATCGGCTTAGACCTTGATGAG GACTTATTCTTGGACAAGCATCCCTCACCTCAGCATGCATCAGCTCCACCAGGCTCAGATGAGTG TACCATGCATCAGGGTCAGtcctcattttctcttgctGACATGGAAATTGATGAAGGTAAAAGTGGGTTTGATAAGGATATGGGTGTCGAAACTCCGAAGGATTTGTCTGAACTTTTTAATAATTCTGACAAGAATATACTTCCAAGAAATGATGGCACTTCACAGTGTTTTGAGTACAATATTCAAACTCCTGATCTTAATGAAGTGCTTTTTCGAAGTGATCATATTGAAGGCCCCACTGCAGTACCCAATCAAGTTGATTTTGTTAGGGCTGCCGATGAAGTTCCATCCCCGGAGTTGGTTGAATGTGCTCAGGCTCCATCTACTCCTGGTTTATTGGAAGAGACAATTTCTGCCACTGCACATGAAAGTCCTGCTTTGAGCCCACGAGGGAAAACTTCACCATTAACTGAACCGAAGGCTGTTTCTCTTGCACAACAATGTTCAAGTGGTTTTGTAGGTGCACCTGATGAACCTCATTCTGAATGTGGACAGAAGAGTGCAGATAATCTATGTAATGATATTGTTTGTGATGAAGTGAAAGACCAGCCAGTTGCCAATCAGGTTAATGAGAATGGGGAGACACTTCCTGAAGTAGCTCCCTTGGATGGCCTGGCATCTGTGGCTAATACTGATGTAATGATTGTGGCTTCCAAATTATCTGCTGAAAATATACTGGAACCAGGAATGCCTTTAACTACCAACAACACTTTGCTTGAGGATAATGCTGAGCCATCAGTTCTCGGTAAACAAGACCATACAGAAGATATTGTCCCTCGTTCCAATAACAATGCACCTTTAGTTAACACTGATAGTCATTTGAGATCTTGCACTTCACAACTGAATCAAGCCAATTCATTGTCTCCAGAAGATGTGGTTTTAGTAGAAAACACCTCCGAGCTTTCTCAAGAACCTGGCGGGCCTTCAGGAACCCCTGCGAGAGAGGAGGCACTTCATGTTAGTGAATCTTCTTTTTATTTGCAAG GTGAAGATTTCAACATGGCTAATGCACCAAACACTGGTCTCGAGGTGCACCAGCAATCAGAACATGTACCAGGTGTTAGCAAACCAAATGAGCTATCGTCTGGTCCTATTTCTAAAGATACCCCACTAGATCAGTTAAATTGTTCTTCAAGTTCCGAATTTCCTGAACCTGAGAAAATGCTTTTAGCTCCAGCTGGCATTGTTGACCAGGCTAATGAATTAGGACAGCTTACATCAGAAAAGGGCATAATAGAGTCTGATGGAAGTGTTAACAGGCTTAGTAGCCTTTCTGGCAAAAAACGCCGTTTAATGGATGGCACACCAATTCTGAGAAATGGCACTTCCACAAGGATGTCTGGCAAACCACGAATTAGAAGAAACACTGATTTTGTTCCCGATGATGATGATCTGTTGGCATCAATTTTAG TTGGAAAAAGGACTCCAGTCTTGAGGATAGGGCCTACTCCACCACCCACCAAAGCAGCTTCTCTAAAACGCCCTAGGGTAACAACCAGACTAGGCACGCCGAAAAGAAAGGTGCTACTGGATGATACTACAGTCTTACATGCTGA TGCAATACGACAACAATTGATAAATACCGAAGACATCCGCCGCATGCGAAAGAAGGCTCCATGTACTCGTCCTGATATTTGGATTATTGAGAAAAGTTTATTAGAAGATGAAGTTTTCAATGAATCTATAATTACTG GTGCATCAGTAAAGCTGAACAGCTTACACAGTCGAAGATATGATTCAGAAATTGATGAATCTCATTATCGTGCTGACCCATTAAAAGAGGTTGAGCTTTCTAGAAGCTTCGAGTTTGTTAGGGAAACTAATGGGAAAGAAATGGCCGAGTCGATTCCTGTTATGCCAGACAAAGTTGATGGTGAAATACAGGGACCATCAGGCACATCTGTAACAATTGAGAGACAGTTTAGCAAAGACTCCAGTGAATATGATGCTCAAGAGCATTTAAGATCCCTACCTGATCTGCCTCAACTGGATTTATCAAACAATAACCCGCCGTCTACAATTACAATGGCAGAAAACAATGTGCAGGACAGAAATGCTGAAGTTCACATGTCCATACCTACAACTGCACTTTTGAGGCCTGAATGTGAAATCACCACTGATAATGGAGTTGAAGAGATTGCACTTCATAAAAATGAACATActgctgcattttctaagaAGATTGATGATATATGCATGCATTCGGAGCGGCAATCACAGCATGAGTCGATACAACTGGCCAATAATCTCTCAGAGATGAACAATAAAGCATTATATGTAACTGAAAACACTTCATTTATAGGCTTGGCTTTTGCTGAGGATGAAACCAGAG GAGCTTCTGTCTTGGAGGGAAATGGGAGCGTAGCAGATGCAATAAATATAAACTGCCAACAAGATGCTCATGCTGATGTTGGCAAGAATGGGCACGATGAGACATTAGTCTCTGTACAAGACAGTTGTTTGCTTGAAGTTGAGGCAGGTTTACAGGCAGACTTGACTTCCATTAGAGATTCGAACTGTTCTATCCCAGATGTGGGCATGGAAAATGGTGAAACTGCTGACCCAATTGGTGTAACTAGTCATCAGACCATGGAGGGCAAGGAAGATGGTTTAGATGCTAAAGTACAGGATGGAGCTGTGGTGCAGAAAGACTTAAATAATGAAGTAAACCCATTCCAACCAAATACAGAAATCGAAAATGTTCCATCTGCAGTTGGAGAAAATTCTGGCTTTCAGGAACTTAATGTAGAGGGTGGTATGGATGTGGAAAGTGCTCCCATGGAAGTTGCTGCTGCAAAAGAATGTAGT GATTTTAGCAGTGCAGTTGGTGGCAATGATACAG AGTTTCTTAATGTAGATGATGAAGCAGACTACGATGATGCAGCAGATCATGACTTGCCAAATCCTGAAGAGGCCCAATCACTTGAATACAGTGGATGGTCTTCTCGGACAAG AGGTGTCGCGAGGTATTTGAAAACTTTGTTCGATGAAGAATCTGGACGTGGCAGAAAAATCGTTGCCATGGATCACCTTTTAGTTGGTAAAACTCGCAAAGAAGCATCAAGAATGTTCTTTGAGACTTTG GTTCTGAAAACGAGGGATTACATTCATGCAGAACAGGAAAACCCTTTTGAAAGCATCAACATCAAACCAAGAATAAAGCTCCTAAAATCAGAGTTCTAA
- the LOC103719678 gene encoding sister chromatid cohesion 1 protein 4-like isoform X2 has product MDGTGYSTSQFGLDERFGDGNASQIGLDLDEDLFLDKHPSPQHASAPPGSDECTMHQGQSSFSLADMEIDEGKSGFDKDMGVETPKDLSELFNNSDKNILPRNDGTSQCFEYNIQTPDLNEVLFRSDHIEGPTAVPNQVDFVRAADEVPSPELVECAQAPSTPGLLEETISATAHESPALSPRGKTSPLTEPKAVSLAQQCSSGFVGAPDEPHSECGQKSADNLCNDIVCDEVKDQPVANQVNENGETLPEVAPLDGLASVANTDVMIVASKLSAENILEPGMPLTTNNTLLEDNAEPSVLGKQDHTEDIVPRSNNNAPLVNTDSHLRSCTSQLNQANSLSPEDVVLVENTSELSQEPGGPSGTPAREEALHVSESSFYLQGEDFNMANAPNTGLEVHQQSEHVPGVSKPNELSSGPISKDTPLDQLNCSSSSEFPEPEKMLLAPAGIVDQANELGQLTSEKGIIESDGSVNRLSSLSGKKRRLMDGTPILRNGTSTRMSGKPRIRRNTDFVPDDDDLLASILVGKRTPVLRIGPTPPPTKAASLKRPRVTTRLGTPKRKVLLDDTTVLHADAIRQQLINTEDIRRMRKKAPCTRPDIWIIEKSLLEDEVFNESIITGASVKLNSLHSRRYDSEIDESHYRADPLKEVELSRSFEFVRETNGKEMAESIPVMPDKVDGEIQGPSGTSVTIERQFSKDSSEYDAQEHLRSLPDLPQLDLSNNNPPSTITMAENNVQDRNAEVHMSIPTTALLRPECEITTDNGVEEIALHKNEHTAAFSKKIDDICMHSERQSQHESIQLANNLSEMNNKALYVTENTSFIGLAFAEDETRGASVLEGNGSVADAININCQQDAHADVGKNGHDETLVSVQDSCLLEVEAGLQADLTSIRDSNCSIPDVGMENGETADPIGVTSHQTMEGKEDGLDAKVQDGAVVQKDLNNEVNPFQPNTEIENVPSAVGENSGFQELNVEGGMDVESAPMEVAAAKECSDFSSAVGGNDTEFLNVDDEADYDDAADHDLPNPEEAQSLEYSGWSSRTRGVARYLKTLFDEESGRGRKIVAMDHLLVGKTRKEASRMFFETLVLKTRDYIHAEQENPFESINIKPRIKLLKSEF; this is encoded by the exons ATGGATGGCACAGGATATTCAACATCGCAATTTGGACTGGATG AAAGATTTGGCGATGGAAATGCATCTCAGATCGGCTTAGACCTTGATGAG GACTTATTCTTGGACAAGCATCCCTCACCTCAGCATGCATCAGCTCCACCAGGCTCAGATGAGTG TACCATGCATCAGGGTCAGtcctcattttctcttgctGACATGGAAATTGATGAAGGTAAAAGTGGGTTTGATAAGGATATGGGTGTCGAAACTCCGAAGGATTTGTCTGAACTTTTTAATAATTCTGACAAGAATATACTTCCAAGAAATGATGGCACTTCACAGTGTTTTGAGTACAATATTCAAACTCCTGATCTTAATGAAGTGCTTTTTCGAAGTGATCATATTGAAGGCCCCACTGCAGTACCCAATCAAGTTGATTTTGTTAGGGCTGCCGATGAAGTTCCATCCCCGGAGTTGGTTGAATGTGCTCAGGCTCCATCTACTCCTGGTTTATTGGAAGAGACAATTTCTGCCACTGCACATGAAAGTCCTGCTTTGAGCCCACGAGGGAAAACTTCACCATTAACTGAACCGAAGGCTGTTTCTCTTGCACAACAATGTTCAAGTGGTTTTGTAGGTGCACCTGATGAACCTCATTCTGAATGTGGACAGAAGAGTGCAGATAATCTATGTAATGATATTGTTTGTGATGAAGTGAAAGACCAGCCAGTTGCCAATCAGGTTAATGAGAATGGGGAGACACTTCCTGAAGTAGCTCCCTTGGATGGCCTGGCATCTGTGGCTAATACTGATGTAATGATTGTGGCTTCCAAATTATCTGCTGAAAATATACTGGAACCAGGAATGCCTTTAACTACCAACAACACTTTGCTTGAGGATAATGCTGAGCCATCAGTTCTCGGTAAACAAGACCATACAGAAGATATTGTCCCTCGTTCCAATAACAATGCACCTTTAGTTAACACTGATAGTCATTTGAGATCTTGCACTTCACAACTGAATCAAGCCAATTCATTGTCTCCAGAAGATGTGGTTTTAGTAGAAAACACCTCCGAGCTTTCTCAAGAACCTGGCGGGCCTTCAGGAACCCCTGCGAGAGAGGAGGCACTTCATGTTAGTGAATCTTCTTTTTATTTGCAAG GTGAAGATTTCAACATGGCTAATGCACCAAACACTGGTCTCGAGGTGCACCAGCAATCAGAACATGTACCAGGTGTTAGCAAACCAAATGAGCTATCGTCTGGTCCTATTTCTAAAGATACCCCACTAGATCAGTTAAATTGTTCTTCAAGTTCCGAATTTCCTGAACCTGAGAAAATGCTTTTAGCTCCAGCTGGCATTGTTGACCAGGCTAATGAATTAGGACAGCTTACATCAGAAAAGGGCATAATAGAGTCTGATGGAAGTGTTAACAGGCTTAGTAGCCTTTCTGGCAAAAAACGCCGTTTAATGGATGGCACACCAATTCTGAGAAATGGCACTTCCACAAGGATGTCTGGCAAACCACGAATTAGAAGAAACACTGATTTTGTTCCCGATGATGATGATCTGTTGGCATCAATTTTAG TTGGAAAAAGGACTCCAGTCTTGAGGATAGGGCCTACTCCACCACCCACCAAAGCAGCTTCTCTAAAACGCCCTAGGGTAACAACCAGACTAGGCACGCCGAAAAGAAAGGTGCTACTGGATGATACTACAGTCTTACATGCTGA TGCAATACGACAACAATTGATAAATACCGAAGACATCCGCCGCATGCGAAAGAAGGCTCCATGTACTCGTCCTGATATTTGGATTATTGAGAAAAGTTTATTAGAAGATGAAGTTTTCAATGAATCTATAATTACTG GTGCATCAGTAAAGCTGAACAGCTTACACAGTCGAAGATATGATTCAGAAATTGATGAATCTCATTATCGTGCTGACCCATTAAAAGAGGTTGAGCTTTCTAGAAGCTTCGAGTTTGTTAGGGAAACTAATGGGAAAGAAATGGCCGAGTCGATTCCTGTTATGCCAGACAAAGTTGATGGTGAAATACAGGGACCATCAGGCACATCTGTAACAATTGAGAGACAGTTTAGCAAAGACTCCAGTGAATATGATGCTCAAGAGCATTTAAGATCCCTACCTGATCTGCCTCAACTGGATTTATCAAACAATAACCCGCCGTCTACAATTACAATGGCAGAAAACAATGTGCAGGACAGAAATGCTGAAGTTCACATGTCCATACCTACAACTGCACTTTTGAGGCCTGAATGTGAAATCACCACTGATAATGGAGTTGAAGAGATTGCACTTCATAAAAATGAACATActgctgcattttctaagaAGATTGATGATATATGCATGCATTCGGAGCGGCAATCACAGCATGAGTCGATACAACTGGCCAATAATCTCTCAGAGATGAACAATAAAGCATTATATGTAACTGAAAACACTTCATTTATAGGCTTGGCTTTTGCTGAGGATGAAACCAGAG GAGCTTCTGTCTTGGAGGGAAATGGGAGCGTAGCAGATGCAATAAATATAAACTGCCAACAAGATGCTCATGCTGATGTTGGCAAGAATGGGCACGATGAGACATTAGTCTCTGTACAAGACAGTTGTTTGCTTGAAGTTGAGGCAGGTTTACAGGCAGACTTGACTTCCATTAGAGATTCGAACTGTTCTATCCCAGATGTGGGCATGGAAAATGGTGAAACTGCTGACCCAATTGGTGTAACTAGTCATCAGACCATGGAGGGCAAGGAAGATGGTTTAGATGCTAAAGTACAGGATGGAGCTGTGGTGCAGAAAGACTTAAATAATGAAGTAAACCCATTCCAACCAAATACAGAAATCGAAAATGTTCCATCTGCAGTTGGAGAAAATTCTGGCTTTCAGGAACTTAATGTAGAGGGTGGTATGGATGTGGAAAGTGCTCCCATGGAAGTTGCTGCTGCAAAAGAATGTAGT GATTTTAGCAGTGCAGTTGGTGGCAATGATACAG AGTTTCTTAATGTAGATGATGAAGCAGACTACGATGATGCAGCAGATCATGACTTGCCAAATCCTGAAGAGGCCCAATCACTTGAATACAGTGGATGGTCTTCTCGGACAAG AGGTGTCGCGAGGTATTTGAAAACTTTGTTCGATGAAGAATCTGGACGTGGCAGAAAAATCGTTGCCATGGATCACCTTTTAGTTGGTAAAACTCGCAAAGAAGCATCAAGAATGTTCTTTGAGACTTTG GTTCTGAAAACGAGGGATTACATTCATGCAGAACAGGAAAACCCTTTTGAAAGCATCAACATCAAACCAAGAATAAAGCTCCTAAAATCAGAGTTCTAA